The DNA window CGGCGCCGACTCGGGCTCGCCAACTACCGAATCGTCCGCTACGCAGATGATTTCGTGGTGTTGGTGGCCGGAACCCAGGCGCATACGCAGGACCTGCGGCAGGAAGTGGCCACGGTGCTCGCGCCGATGGGCTTGCGCCTCTCGGCGGCGAAAACGAAGGTGTGTCACATCGACGAGGGCTTCGATTTCCTCGGGTTCCGCATCCAGCGGAGACGAAAACGAGGCACCACCAAGCGTGTGGTCTACACCTACCCGTCGAAGAAGGCCCTCGCCTCCATCGTCGGTCGGGTCCGCGCGCTCACCGGCAGGTCATCGCATCCAACGCTGGCTGCCCTGCTGCGCCAACTCAACCCGGTGCTGCGGGGCTGGTGCACCTATTTCCGCCACGGCGTGTCAAAAGCGACCTTCGGATACCTCGACCAGTACACCTGGCATCGGGTGGTCCGATGGATCCGCAAACGACACTGTCGCCTGCCAGGAGCATGGGACCAGCGTGAGCTGATTTTGCCAGGGTGATGGGACCACCTGGATTGCCAGTTATGGGACCACCGGCGCGTCGCGTCGGTGGTCCCTTCATCTGTTCGTTTGATCGCCGTGACGGTTCAAGTCACGGAGGCGGCGGGCATGGCTTTTCGGGAGGTCAGTGTGAACGAGATCAGGGAAGTGCTGCGGGTGTGGCTGGGGGTCGCCGGGTTGCCGGCACCGGGTTACCGCACGATTGCCGCGCATTGCGGCGTGGACCGCAAAACGGTGCGCCGCTACGTCGAGGCCGCGCAGGCGGCTGGTTTGCGCCGTAGCGACAGCGTCGAGGCTGTCGATGACGGGTTGATCGGGGCGGTCGCCGACGCGGTGCGCCCAGTACGCCCGGATGGTCACGGCGCGGCGTGGGAACAGTTGGTGGGGTTCGAGCAGCAGATCACCGCGTGGGTAGCCGGCGACGGTGAACAACGTCCGTTGACGATCACCAAGATCCACACCCTGCTGGCTCGCCAAGGCTGCCTGGTGCCGTATCGCACGTTGAACCGATTCGCCGGTGAGCGTTGCGGTTTCGGTGCCAAGGACACCACGGTGCGGGTCACCGATGGGGATCCCGGGGTGGAATGCCAGATCGATTTCGGCTACCTGGGGATGCTCACCGATGCCGATGATGGGCGGCGCCGCAAGGTGCACGCGTTGATCTTCACCGCCGTCTACTCCCGGCACATGTTCGTGTGGCTGTCCTACTCCCAAACCCTGGCGGCGGTGATCGCCGGCTCTGAGGCGGCGTGGGATTTCTTCGGCGGCGTGTTCGCGGTGCTGATCCCGGACAACTTGAAGCCGGTGATCGCCGCTGCTGATGCGGTCAACCCGCGATTCACCCAGGGGTGGCTCGACTACGCCAGCCATGTCGGATTCCTCACCGACCCGGCCCGCGTGCGCTCTCCGAAGGACAAGCCGCGGGTGGAACGGGCGGTGCAGTACGTGCGCGGAAACTTCTGGGACGGTGAAACATTCACTAGCCTCGAGGAGGCGCAGCAGGCTGCGACGGCGTGGTGTGTGCGTACTGCCGGCACCCGCATCCACGGCAGCACCTGTGCACGCCCGCTGGAGGTGTTCACCACCGCCGAGCAGGCCCTGCTGCTGCCGGCGCCGGGTGTCTACGACGTGCCGGTGTTCAAAGCGGTGAAGGTGCACCGCGATTTCCACGCCGAGGCGGCCAAGGCGCTGTACTCGCTGCCCGAGCACTGGATCGGGCACACCCTCGACGTCCGTGCCGACAGTGAGCTGGTGAAGTTCTATCACCGCGGTGTGCTGGTGAAAGTCCATCCCCGCCAGCCTCCGGGTGGCCGCAGCACCGACCGCGCCGACTTACCCGAACACAAAGCCGTCTACGCGATGCGGGACCTGGCGGCGTTGATCGCTACGTGCGCCGCACACGGCCCCAACATCGGGATCTACGCCGAACGCATCCTGGATGACCCGCTGCCCTGGACCCGGATGCGCACCGTTTACCGGCTCCAAGGCCTGGTCCGCCGCTACGGCGCCGACCGCGTCGAACGGGCGTGCTCACTGTCGCTGGACCTCGATGTCGTCTCGGTCAACAAGATCGCCTCCATGCTGCAGCGCGGCACCGAGAGCACCGCCCCGCAACTGCCACGAGCAGTCGGACAGGCAACTACCCGTTTCACCCGATGCCCCTCGGAATTCAACACTCCAACAACATCATTGACCATCGTCACCGACGAAACCACACCGCAGGAGATCCGCTGACATGACGACCCACCGCGCACCCGCCGACCCAGTCGGCGCTGACCTGACCCGACTGCTCAAAGCCCTCAAACTCGGTGCTCTGGCCGACACCCTGCCCGAACGGGCCGCCCTGGCCCGCCAGCACAAACTCAGCCACATCGGATTCCTCGAAACACTTCTCGCCGACGAGGTATCCCGACGCGAATCCCGTTCAGCTGCCCTACGGGCGACCAAAGCCGGACTCGACCCGACGATGCGCTTCGACACCTGGACCGCACAAGACGACCTGCGCTACGACCGCACCCTGCTCGGCGACCTGACCTCGCTACGATTCCTCGACGCCGGACAGTCCGCGATCATCCTCGGACCCGTCGGCGTAGGCAAGACACATCTAGCAACCGCACTGGGGCACATGGCAATTCGACGACGCTACACCGTACAGTTCGCCCGATCCGACAAACTGTTCACCCGACTGCGCGCCGCCCGCCTCGACAACACCGTCGACACCGAGATCCGTCGACTAACCGCCATCGACGTCCTCATCATCGACGACTTCGCACTCAGGCCCCTCGGCGCCACCGAAACCAGCGACTTCTACGAAATCATCGTCGAACGACACCGCGCCAAAACGACCATCGTGACCTCCAACCGAGAACCCGCCGAATGGCTGACCATGACCGCCGACACCCTGCTCGCACAATCAGCCATCGACAGACTCACCGCCACCGCCCACACCCTCGTCATCGAAGGACCGTCCTACCGGCAACGCACCCGACCCGGCCAGCTTGGCGTGCCCTCTGTTCTCCGGACTGCGGACCAAATAGGGTCCGACTGGAAAGGATGAACGGCATTGGCGAAGAAATATCAGAAGTTCTCACCGGAGTTTCGGGAGGAAACGGCCCGACTGGTGGTGGACGGGCAGAAGTCCATCGCCGAGGTCGCGCGCGAACACGGGCTCAGTGATACCGGCTCTTCGATTTTAATGGGGCAGTTGTGATTTCGCTCTCGTAGGGCGTGTCGCTGCATGGGGAGGCCCTTGGTCTTCCGAAGTCTGAAAGTTGCGAAGCATTCAGGCTGACGAAGGGAACCAAGGGCCGTGTCC is part of the Mycolicibacterium tusciae JS617 genome and encodes:
- a CDS encoding transposase codes for the protein MAKKYQKFSPEFREETARLVVDGQKSIAEVAREHGLSDTGSSILMGQL
- the istB gene encoding IS21-like element helper ATPase IstB — encoded protein: MTTHRAPADPVGADLTRLLKALKLGALADTLPERAALARQHKLSHIGFLETLLADEVSRRESRSAALRATKAGLDPTMRFDTWTAQDDLRYDRTLLGDLTSLRFLDAGQSAIILGPVGVGKTHLATALGHMAIRRRYTVQFARSDKLFTRLRAARLDNTVDTEIRRLTAIDVLIIDDFALRPLGATETSDFYEIIVERHRAKTTIVTSNREPAEWLTMTADTLLAQSAIDRLTATAHTLVIEGPSYRQRTRPGQLGVPSVLRTADQIGSDWKG
- the istA gene encoding IS21 family transposase, with protein sequence MAFREVSVNEIREVLRVWLGVAGLPAPGYRTIAAHCGVDRKTVRRYVEAAQAAGLRRSDSVEAVDDGLIGAVADAVRPVRPDGHGAAWEQLVGFEQQITAWVAGDGEQRPLTITKIHTLLARQGCLVPYRTLNRFAGERCGFGAKDTTVRVTDGDPGVECQIDFGYLGMLTDADDGRRRKVHALIFTAVYSRHMFVWLSYSQTLAAVIAGSEAAWDFFGGVFAVLIPDNLKPVIAAADAVNPRFTQGWLDYASHVGFLTDPARVRSPKDKPRVERAVQYVRGNFWDGETFTSLEEAQQAATAWCVRTAGTRIHGSTCARPLEVFTTAEQALLLPAPGVYDVPVFKAVKVHRDFHAEAAKALYSLPEHWIGHTLDVRADSELVKFYHRGVLVKVHPRQPPGGRSTDRADLPEHKAVYAMRDLAALIATCAAHGPNIGIYAERILDDPLPWTRMRTVYRLQGLVRRYGADRVERACSLSLDLDVVSVNKIASMLQRGTESTAPQLPRAVGQATTRFTRCPSEFNTPTTSLTIVTDETTPQEIR